Proteins from a single region of Pithys albifrons albifrons isolate INPA30051 chromosome 12, PitAlb_v1, whole genome shotgun sequence:
- the PIEZO1 gene encoding piezo-type mechanosensitive ion channel component 1 isoform X6 has product MRSPCGPAAEPAVAEGSLAALAGWEGTGQPDAGLGSSIHLLCLYAYQTPFVQGVFPPETIWARVFGFKDIILYRNCSYPNTLELNTRHSWPVYANPGVLLLLCYTVGALVKLRRRYTKRTMVCPELPVGTQMEMEKWPRETDGVAEDTGGAAEGTSAVVEDTSGVTESTSGVAEDTSGVAEDTKPMLSSSTEKPSVHTENCTVHVLNTQRRRRPTEWLPLRGLTAIIMKQSYICALISMLVWSITYHSWLTFVLLLWSCLIWMVRNRRSFAILCAPFLLLYCIALCGLDYVWSMDLVPELPTHAGFMSLDNLGLVHHEIPCFALGAKLLLMLAFWPLLRQFVKEKVLMKTPFPTRLLSVSVVESDTSHTRELLSKLGEVLMNFFAKFWICVCGGMFIVVSFYGRLVVYKIIYMLLFLLCLILFQVYYSLWRKVLKGFWWLVVAYTMVVLIAKYTFQFEEFPMYWRNLTGLTNQQLSDMGLEQYSVSELFYNIIILGFFLLACILQLHYFHGTFMYITDLEYAYIPSPSLFSIPRLQGSRLARDAAASEDTGTSMSSESLETNKWNLVLERLVVLGRTFANTLTHVEVFVRRVLELHILKLVALYTVWVALEEVSVMNFMLVLLWTLAMPYCRFRHMASCLSTIWTCIIIVCKMLYQLEIVKPHEYASNCTQPLLNATNLSPGEIENSVLYRGPVDPANWFGVRKGFPNLGYVKNHLQVLLLLVFEAVVYRRQQYHRTQYQEVAPITETIFKNVFRRDVDCDLINCAKYLINYFYYKFGLEVCFMMMVTVIGQRMNFLAILHGCWLVAMMTLRRRAAIARLWPKYCLFLVIFFLYQYLLCVGMPPALCVDYPWRWSIPMNSALIQWLYLPDFFTPPKSTNLINDFVLLLCAAQQWRVFEAERSEVWRAAAGDNDERFDRENDPYDSDSNFLHCRSYLDMVKVFIFRHLFRLVLVMVFITGSNRNSLFGLGYLLACFYLLLFGFDILCKPTRPRLVIWDCLILYNITVIISKNMLSLLSCVFVQQMQDNFCWVIQLFSLVCTVTGYYDPKEMGKDHDCSLPVEEAGIILDSICFFFLLLQRRIFLSTYYVHVLWDLRASNLQPSRGVVLYQASILKNLQAHQKAEKRSLAQLKRQMERIRAKQDKYRQEMLQRSTDGGQDEAGTAPRGPVDLSWQRERWWRPGLDHAGVLHSGEYYLFESDSEEEEEEEEVPEELQPGRHGPFQLIHQAWVTNTRTVLRQARRQQPHAEDSEEDYEGREGESDESDEAEYQEEVTMAASSTLSGEPGNALHRALNTLRFLWLLFQAVVDGLTRWMEDRTQEYMDMFNILYVERYIIAHRLAAGGKMEKAFPNEIYMEQLEEQSEGPPEEHPEEPLEEHPEEPLEELSPRSSLTRDSLNGTASRQVQRSPSSVQLAVPQTGELPSPEGNHEEVISLESQEDRPGSRQHLTVLQTRRLTASELLLIRKASIRELKQSEQFYHSHNRFLKLLLAAYRCATAHSELVCYFVIILNNIVTASVISLFLPILIFLWAMLSIPRPTKRFWMTAIIFTEVMVVVKYLFQFGFFPWNSYATLVRNEGKPFFPPRILGLEKTTSYLKYDLLQLLVLFFHRAHLRTYGLWDQEEETLSKKKTEVKWAEDEEEKKREEAAPSPPVESEEGMESLEEPESELEHDATGQEEGSKAMMLRFRRKTILGKKASEEERTSAPPSQRWQDWRHQGVTPLDPNCSVCLASLPSDGQKTGEAEETHPQTKTKAFALWVLHSFVTIAQGIYRPVRKFFKDILHTENRAATDVYAIMFLVDVVDFIIIVFGFWAFGKHTAATDITSSLSENQVPQAFLVMLLFQFSTMIIDRALYLRKTVLGKLIFQVILVFGIHIWMFFILPAVTERLFNLNMVAQLWYFVKCIYFVLSAYQIRCGYPTRILGNFLTKKYNYLNLFLFQGFRLVPFLVELRAVMDWVWTDTTLSLSNWMCVEDIYANIFIIKCSRETEKKYPQPKGQKKKKIVKYGMGGLIILFLVCIIWFPLLFMSLVRSVVGVVNHPIDVTVTVKLGGYEPLFTMSVQQPSIQPFTPQDYEELSRLFEENPTAMQFISLYGYEDIVTARIEGSSGSLWSISPPSREQLRRELLNGTSEITLHFTWSFQRDLSKGGTAEHSFDRHTTSLYPGTAGRLELAQLLEGTRNAPVVVPNLFPKYIRAPSDAEAHPVYQLLPEGEDSYMEVEMQLRRERRGQGTDNFVEWWVLRLKDASPEEGNILPMVIFNDKVSPPSLGFLAGYGVMGLYVSIVLVIGKFVRGFFSEISHSIMFEELPCVDRILKLCQDIFLVRETGELELEEELYAKLIFLYRSPETMIKWTREK; this is encoded by the exons ATGCGCAGCCCATGCGGCCCAGCCGCTGAACCAGCTGTGGCTGAAGGTTCACTGGCTGCTCtggcaggctgggaagggactggcCAACCTGATGCTGGCCTTGGCAG CTCCATCCACCTCCTCTGCCTCTATGCCTACCAGACACCCTTTGTCCAGGGGGTCTTCCCTCCCGAGACCATCTGGGCACG AGTGTTTGGCTTCAAGGACATCATTCTGTACCGCAACTGCTCCTACCCCAACACCCTGGAGCTCAACACCAGGCACTCCTGGCCTGTCTACGCCAACCCTggtgtcctgctcctgctctgctacACCGTGGGCGCACTGGTGAAGCTGCGCCGGCGGTACACCAAG AGAACCATGGTATGTCCAGAGCTGCCAGTGGGAAcacagatggagatggagaaatGGCCCAGGGAAACTGACGGTGTGGCTGAGGAcactggtggtgctgctgaggGCACCAGTGCTGTGGTTGAGGACACCAGTGGCGTGACTGAGAGCACCAGTGGTGTTGCTGAGGACACCAGCGGTGTGGCTGAGGACACcaag CCCATGCTGTCCTCCAGCACTGAGAAGCCGAGTGTCCACACCGAGAACTGCACCGTCCATGTCTTGAACACCCAAC gcaggaggcGTCCTACGGAGTGGCTGCCCCTGCGTGGCCTCACTGCCATCATCATGAAGCAGAGCTACATCTGTGCCCTCATCTCCATGCTG GTGTGGAGCATCACCTACCACAGCTGGCTGACCTtcgtgctgctgctgtggtcGTGCCTCATCTGGATGGTGCGGAACCGTCGGAGCTTTGCCATACTCTGTGcacctttcctcctcctctacTGCATTGCTCTGTGCGGCCTGGACTATGTATGGTCCATGGACCTGGTCCCCGAGCTGCCCACCCATGCTGGCTTCATGAGCCTCGATAACCTGGGGCTGGTGCACCATGAAATCCCCTGCTTCGCCCTGGGGGCGAAG ctcctgctcatgCTCGCCTTCTGGCCCCTGCTGCGGCAGTTCGTTAAGGAGAAGGTGCTAATGAAGACACCCTTTCCCACCCGGCTCCTGAGCGTGTCTGTTGTGGAGTCAG ATACCAGCCACACACGGGAACTGCTGAGCAAGCTGGGGGAGGTGCTGATGAATTTCTTTGCCAAGTTCTGGATCTGTGTCTGTGGTGGCATGTTCATCGTAGTGAGCTTCTATGGCCGCCTTGTCGTCTACAAGATTATCTACatgcttctcttcctcctctgcctcatCCTCTTCCAG gTGTACTACAGCCTGTGGCGCAAGGTGCTGAAGGGCTTCTGGTGGCTGGTAGTGGCATATACCATGGTGGTGCTCATCGCCAAATACACCTTCCAGTTCGAGGAATTCCCCATGTACTGGAGGAACCTGACAGGCCTCACTAATCAGCA GCTGAGTGACATGGGCTTGGAGCAGTACAGTGTCTCTGAGCTCTTCTACAACATCATCATCCTGGGCTTCTTCCTCCTGGCCTGCATCCTTCAGCTCCATTACTTCCACGGCACCTTCATGTACATCACTGACCTGGAGTATGCCTACATACCCAGTCCGTCACTCTTCTCCATCCCTAG gctgcaggggagccGACTGGCTCGGGATGCGGCTGCTTCTGAGGACACCGGGACCAGCATGTCCAGCGAGTCACTGG AGACCAACAAATGGAATCTGGTGCTGGAGCGCCTGGTTGTGTTGGGCCGGACCTTCGCGAACACGCTGACCCATGTGGAGGTCTTTGTGAGGCGTGTGCTGGAGCTCCACATCCTCAAACTGGTGGCTCTTTACACTGTCTGGGTGGCCCTGGAGGAG GTCTCGGTGATGAACTTcatgctggtgctgctgtggacCCTTGCCATGCCCTACTGCCGCTTCCGCCACATGGCCTCGTGTCTCTCCACCATCTGGACCTGCATCATCATCGTCTGCAAGATGCTCTACCAGCTCGAGATCGTCAAGCCCCACGAGTATGCCAGCAACTGCACCCAG CCGCTGCTCAATGCCACCAATCTGAGCCCAGGGGAGATTGAGAATTCCGTACTGTACCGTGGCCCTGTGGATCCTGCCAACTGGTTTGGTGTCCGGAAGGGGTTCCCCAACCTGGGATATGtcaag AACCacctccaggtgctgctgctgctggtgttcGAGGCGGTGGTGTACCGGCGCCAGCAGTACCACCGCACACAGTACCAGGAGGTGGCCCCCATCACTGAGACCATCTTCAAGAATGTCTTCCGCAGGGACGTTGACTGTGACCTCATCAACTGTGCCAAATACTTAATCAACTACTTCTACTACAAGTTTGGCTTGGAG gTCTGCTTCATGATGATGGTGACTGTGATCGGGCAGCGGATGAACTTCCTGGCGATCCTGCACGGCTGCTGGCTCGTGGCCATGATGACGCTGCGGCGCCGGGCGGCCATCGCCCGCCTCTGGCCCAAGTACTGCCTCTTCCTCGTCATCTTCTTCCTCTACCAGTACCTGCTGTGCGTGGGCATGCCACCTGCCCTCTGCGTGG ACTATCCGTGGCGATGGAGCATCCCCATGAACTCCGCACTCATCCAGTGGCTCTACCTGCCTGACTTCTTTACGCCCCCTAAATCCACCAACCTCATCA ACGACTTCGTGCTGCTGCTGTGCGCGGCGCAGCAGTGGCGCGTGTTCGAGGCCGAGCGCTCCGAGGTgtggcgggcggcggcgggtgACAACGACGAGCGCTTCGACCGCGAGAACGACCCCTACGACTCCGACTCCAACTTCCTGCACTGCCG GTCCTACCTGGACATGGTGAAGGTGTTCATCTTCCGCCACCTCTTCCGGCTCGTGCTGGTGATGGTCTTCATTACCGGGTCCAACCGCAATAGCCTCTTCGGCCTTGGCTACCTGCTGGCCTGCTTCTACCTCCTCCTCTTCGGCTTTGACATCCTGTGCAAGCCAACCCGCCCCCGCCTGGTGATCTGGGACTGCCTCATACTCTACAACATCACCGTTATCATCTCCAAAAATATGCTGTCG ctcctctcctgcGTCTTCGTGCAGCAGATGCAGGACAACTTCTGCTGGGTGATCCAACTCTTCAGCCTCGTCTGCACTGTCACAGGCTACTATGACC CCAAGGAGATGGGCAAAGACCATGACTGCTCACTGCCCGTGGAGGAGGCGGGAATCATCCTAGACAGcatctgtttcttcttcctcctgctccaacGTCGCATTTTCCTCAGCACCTACTACGTGCACGTTCTGTGGGACCTCAGAGCCTCTAACCTGCAGCCTTCCAG gggTGTCGTGCTGTACCAGGCCAGCATCCTGAAGAACCTGCAGGCTCACCAAAAAGCTGAGAAGAGGTCGCTGGCTCAGCTGAAGCGGCA GATGGAGCGGATCCGAGCCAAGCAGGATAAATACCggcaggagatgctgcagcGCAGCACAGACGGGGGGCAGGATGAGGCTGGGACAG CGCCCCGTGGCCCGGTGGACCTGTCCTGGCAGAGGGAGCGGTGGTGGCGGCCAGGGTTAGACCACGCCGGAG tgctgcattcCGGGGAATACTACCTCTTTGAGTCagacagtgaggaggaggaggaggaggaggaagtgccagaggagctgcagccagggagGCATGGCCCCTTCCAG CTCATCCACCAGGCCTGGGTTACCAACACCAGGACGGTGCTCCGGCAGGCGCGACGGCAGCAACCCCATGCTGAGGATTCTGAAG AGGACTAcgaagggagagagggagagtcGGACGAATCTGACGAGGCTGAATACCAGGAGGAAGTGACCATGGCAGCTTCTAGTACTCTGTCTGgag agccgGGCAACGCATTGCATCGGGCGCTGAACACGCTGCGgttcctgtggctgctgttcCAGGCCGTGGTGGACGGGCTGACCCGGTGGATGGAGGACCGTACCCAGGAGTACATGGACATGTTCAACATCCTCTACGTTGAGAGATACATCATCGCTCACCGACTGGCTGCT ggagggaagatGGAGAAGGCTTTCCCAAATGAAATCTACATGGAGCAGTTGGAGGAGCAGTCTGAGGGGCCACCAGAGGAGCACCCGGAGGAGCCCCTGGAGGAGCACCCGGAAGAGcccctggaggagctgagccCACGCAGCTCTTTGACTAGAGACTCCCTAAATGGCACTGCTTCCAGGCAGGTGCAGAGATCCCCCTCGAGCgtgcagctggcagtgccacagacaGGGGAGCTCCCCTCCCCCGAGGGCAACCACGAGGAGGTGATATCCTTGGAGTCCCAGGAGGACAGGCCTGGCTCTCGGCAGCACCTGACCGTGCTCCAGACCCGCAGGCTGACGGCCAGCGAGCTCCTCCTGATCAG GAAGGCAAGCATCAGGGAGCTGAAACAGTCAGAGCAATTCTATCACTCCCACAACCGGTTCCTGAAGTTGCTGCTGGCCGCCTACCGCTGTGCGACCGCCCACTCTGAGCTGGTCTGCTACTTCGTCATCATCCTCAACAACATAGTGACTGCTTCTGTCATCTCCCTCTTTCTGCCCATCCTCATCTTCCTCTGGGCCATGCTCTCCATCCCCCGGCCCACCAAGCGCTTCTGGATGACTGCCATCATCTTCACGGAG gtgatggtggtggtgaaATACCTCTTccagtttgggtttttcccctggAACAGCTACGCCACTCTCGTGCGCAATGAGGGCAAACCCTTCTTCCCACCTCGCATCCTGGGCTTAGAGAAGACCACCAGCTACCTCAAGTATgacctcctgcagctcctggtcctCTTCTTCCATCGTGCCCATCTGCGG ACCTACGGGTTGTGGGATCAGGAAGAGGAAACCTTATCCaagaagaagacagaagtgaaGTGGGCAGAggatgaggaagagaagaagcGGGAGGAAGCAGCACCCTCACCGCCAGTGGAGTCTGAGGAAGGGATGGAGTCTCTAGAAGAGCCAGAATCAGAGTTGGAGCATGATGCCACGGGGCAGGAAGAGGGAAGCAAGGCCATGATGCTCCGCTTCAGGAGGAAGACTATTCTGGGGAAGAAAGCATCAGAGGAAGAGCGCACCAGTGCCCCGCCCTCACAAAGGTGGCAAGATTGGCGCCACCAAGGTGTGACCCCACTGgacccaaactgttctgtgtgCTTAGCCTCACTTCCATCAGATGGGCAGAAGACAGGAGAGGCAGAAGAGACCCACCCTCAGACGAAGACAAAGGCATTTGCATTGTGGGTCTTGCACTCCTTTGTCACCAT agcacagggcatATACCGGCCGGTGCGCAAGTTCTTCAAGGACATTCTGCACACCGAGAACCGCGCAGCCACCGACGTCTACGCCATCATGTTCCTGGTCGATGTGGTCGACTTCATCATCATTGTCTTCGGCTTCTGGGCCTTTGGG AAACACACGGCGGCCACCGACATCACCTCCTCGCTGTCGGAAAACCAAGTCCCACAGGCTTTCCTGGTCATGCTGCTCTTCCAGTTCAGCACCATGATCATCGACCGCGCGCTCTACCTTCGCAAGACTGTGCTGGGCAAGCTCATCTTCCAGGTCATCCTGGTCTTTGGCATCCACATCTGGATGTTCTTTATCTTGCCGGCTGTCACCGAGAG GTTGTTCAACCTCAACATGGTGGCTCAGCTTTGGTACTTCGTGAAGTGCATCTACTTTGTGCTGTCAGCCTACCAGATCCGCTGTGGTTACCCCACCCGCATCCTGGGCAACTTCCTCACCAAGAAATACAACTACCTCAACCTCTTCCTCTTCCAGGG ATTTCGCCTCGTGCCCTTCCTGGTGGAGCTGCGGGCCGTCATGGACTGGGTCTGGACAGACACCACGCTGTCCCTCTCCAACTGGATGTGTGTGGAGGATATCTATGCCAACATCTTCATCATCAAGTGCAGCCGTGAGACTGAGAAG AAATACCCCCAGCCCAAGgggcagaagaagaagaagattGTGAAGTACGGTATGGGGGGCCTCATCATCCTCTTCCTCGTGTGCATTATCTGGTTTCCATTGCTCTTCATGTCACTGGTGCGCTCCGTGGTGGGCGTCGTCAACCACCCCATTGACGTCACTGTCACCGTCAAGCTGGGTGGGTACGAG CCACTGTTCACCATGAGTGTCCAGCAGCCATCCATCCAACCCTTCACCCCCCAGGACTACGAAGAGCTTAGCCGGCTTTTTGAGGAGAATCCG ACGGCCATGCAGTTCATCAGCCTCTATGGCTACGAGGACATCGTGACCGCCCGCATCGAGGGCAGCTCAGGCTCGCTGTGGAGCATCAGCCCCCCCAGCCGAGAGCAGTTGCGGCGGGAGCTGCTGAATGGCACCTCCGAAATCACCCTCCACTTCACCTGGTCCTTTCAGAG GGACCTGAGCAAGGGGGGCACAGCGGAGCACAGCTTTGACAGGCACACCACCAGCCTGTACCCTGGCACGGCCGGGCGCCTGGAGCTGGcccagctgctggagggcaCCCGGAATGCCCCCGT GGTAGTGCCCAATCTGTTCCCCAAATACATCCGGGCGCCCAGCGATGCTGAAGCTCACCCTGTCTATCAGCTCCTGCCAG AAGGTGAGGACAGCTACATGGAAGTGGAGATGCAGCTGAGACGGGAGCGCAGGGGCCAAGGAACTGACAACTTTGTGGAGTGGTGGGTGTTGCGGCTGAAAGACGCCTCCCCTGAGGAGGGCAACATCCTCCCCATGGTCATCTTCAACGACAAAGTCAgcccccccagcctgggcttcCTGGCTGGCTACGG GGTCATGGGGCTGTACGTGTCCATCGTGCTGGTCATCGGGAAGTTCGTGCGGGGCTTCTTCAGTGAGATCTCCCACTCCATCATGTTCGAGGAGCTGCCATGTGTGGATCGGAtcctgaagctgtgccaggacattTTCCTGGTGCGGGAGACGggtgagctggagctggaggaagagctCTATGCCAAACTCATCTTCCTCTACCGCTCACCTGAGACCATGATCAAGTGGACACGGGAGAAGTAA